The Zeugodacus cucurbitae isolate PBARC_wt_2022May chromosome 4, idZeuCucr1.2, whole genome shotgun sequence genome includes the window AAAACACTCACTTCTGAGTTTAATGAAGTTTgtagttttattgttgtatttgattTATCGAAGTTCTTGCTCGTGATTTACGCATTTACGATTGACTCGTCCTGACCTTCGCAATGAAAGTGTCGCTCGTTCGTGGGATGGGACAATACTGAATGACACAACAAAAACCGTAAGGCAAACactattacaaattttatatatagcaAATTTTATCGAAGTTTAACAACTTTTCCTCATTGTTACAAATTTTCGATGCTTTTTGTTTTTCCCCTTTCTCTACTTATTCTTATTCACTTATTATTCACTCCACCCATTTGTGAGACATGCCGAAACGTACGTTGGCATTTTGCTAGAAACTTGACGAGGACATTTTTCGTATCCTTGAAGAAAGTTTTAAGTGCGTAGAATTTGATGCTCAGCGCAGTTATtactaatgtatgtatgtagttgtgaATACTCAAATTCTACTGGTGTCCTTGTCAATGAAGGCAAAATAAATTCGTTTGTAGGGAGAATTTGGAAAATGAAGAACCGCTCTAGTTAAGAAATCTAAGTAAGTGATTGCTTAAGTGGCAATAAGAATTCTGCATGCACAAGTTGAAGTGTATTTTCAGGGGATAAGTGGAAAATACAAATGCAATCAAATGTTTGGAGCTTTAATGTATTTTGCAAcgcgtaatttaaaatataacattcgaaagctttaaaagcttcgAAAACTTAAAGCTTCAAAAGCTAAAAGCTTCTAAAATTTGTTGAAGCTTTTGCTAATTATGGAGAGCATAGCAACAGTTAAGAATTGAAAAGCTTTCATGTCTCTCTAGTTTCGTCCTAAAACTTTCGATTCGTTTGCATTAATCGTTTTATTCCATACTAGGTATTACCTTAATCTATAATTTCCCTTTCTGAGTTTCGATTGCTATAGAATGAAAACAAGGTAAGTGATTTCAcgtatcaaaaattttattaataaaaaaatcgagtaTAAATAGGtcaaataattgtaatttatgTATCCACCATAAAGCTTCTTagtaaattcatatatgtataactaggTTGACTATATTTGCCGTAAACTCAAATGAAAAGCTCTCAAATCGACTAAATGCAACTCAAAGCAAGCGGAGTGTTTTATTTGCTTAACTTTTGTAGACGCTTTGTTGCTATATATGCTTCCCACTAACTGTCACCAGTAGGGCCTACCCCAAAGGTGAGCCACCAACAACGCGCACAACACAAACCGTATTTTTTCTGGGAGAAATTGATTAAACACACAAGCTGGCTTGCCTTTGCAACTTGCCACAACAACAGCTTTGCGAGTTTGCTTTGCTTTCGCACCGGGCTTTGAAGTACATGCGCTGAAGCGTAACCAGTTTTgcgttttaaaattaatttttattttttatccccCAGTTTCTCACTCATTTCCTCGCCTTTTGCCATTTATTGCCGGCAGCGGACTTCctttgtgttgcatttgttgcatgtaattgcaaatttgaatttaatttaatgactttttattaaatgattttacagttttgtattattttgggATTATTagctaataaattatttaatggaATCCCATTTATTCGACGTCTTGCCACTTAAGCGGCGCAAACCAAAAGTCAACGGAACTTACAAAGTAAAAACTTTCCATTGACATTTCATTAAATGCACTTTAACGGTACACCCACAACAATGTGGACATACTTGCCACGAGCTATTTCAAGTCATTAGCTAAAGTTTTGCAAAGCTGCCACACTCACTAACCGGCTGACTTACTTAGTGACTTGGGCAGTTTACTACTTCACAAACacattaacaaaatataaaaacaagaaaaataaatatttttggtttctgaCTCACCTTTTTCCTCAAAGTTGCCGCTCAACTTACTGTCGATCGTCTCGAAGTAATCCCGCACGCTGTTGCATTGTTCGCGTGTGTTTAAAATCTTGCTGGTCGAATCGCGTTGCAAGCGGCGCCTGTGATGTGCGTGGTGctcctgctgttgttgttgtagttcatGGTGTGCATGAAAGTGATGAGCACCATCGAGATGCTTCGCCTGGACGGCCGTTGGCAATGCCAAACAACTGCTGGCCACTAAGAGTGCAATGCAAACTTGCAGCAGCGTGAATAGAGggagttgttgtcgttgtttctGATTTGCGGCATTTTGTTTGCCGGCAATTCCAGCGATTGAGTGGGCCATACTTTTACGTGTGATTTTATGTATTaatgtaataaaacaacaacaaatatagtaTGCACACTTTTCACTtgcttatttattgttgttgtatggctTTCGAGCGCTTAATGGAGCTTAAATACGACTAACTGGCGATATTTAACTTCTTTTTAATATACtttaattattcttatttttgttgttgtaatttattttattttttgttgtaatttattttaatgtttattattgtaatttctttaaatttttattgttgttgtaatatcgTCGGCAACACGCCTTTGATATCGCACTATGCAAATAATTCACAAATCGCGCTGCCTTTGTGCTCCACCGCtatcaaatataaataacacaaaactgcaaagaaacaacaacaacaattagaaaattaaaataaccgGTGTGTGCGTTAGACGACTTGTTagccaattaatttatttcattaaatttaaatttcacattGAAACACTTTTATGTTGTACGAACactgaataataatataaaatctatatttatatatgtacatttaatgtattatttataaaaaaatttcacaataaaaaatatcgttttaaGAAATTTCAGTTTTTCCTTCAAAAATCACGCGTATTCTTTACAAATTGCCACCTGCGGTTGTATGTCTCACAAATGTATTCAATTGTATAAATTTTCCTATTGCTTGTtattatatatcaatatatgttgttgttgttagcactTCTTATTTTTGAATGCCACAACTCGCCACTAATTGTGGCATAAATCAGCGTCAagcgtttatttttttcactttgcgCGACTTTCTTTCGATTACCTATTATGCTTCTAAAGCGTTGcacttgcttttatttttagcgCCCGCACACTTTGTTGCTCCTgcctttatgtaaatatgtgtgtctgAACAGCTGACTGCCGCTTTTTTTGCTCGCGCGGACAACAATGAAAGTCACGCTGTTGACAGCCAGTCGCGTTGTGTGGCACACAATCGAAACGCTTGTCAATAGCTAGCTAAATTAAGCTGAAATGAACACTTGGCGGCAATGCGCTTTGCGTACAACTGAGCGCTAAAGCGTTTTGATAAATTCTTCTTGTGAAAAAAGTCACAATTTACActgtcttaaaattttttttcgcctAGAGACTcttccttttattttatttattgcttattgaTGCGTACGCCTTTATTTGCTGGTGCTTGTATTTCTTGTCTTCTGTGTTTTTAACTGTTATTTACATATAGGCTGTTAGGTTTGCCCACGCCAGCAAGCGTCTCAGACAATAGCACGCTAATCGTGCAAGTCCAATTGACCAAGCGCTTAAGCATTTAACGCGCGACAGCAGCTTTCTACAGCACCTAGCTACACTAATGCTATCTAACCACGCGCATTCACAAGCGTTTATTCACTTACGAGTGCGTCTAATTGAATTTAAGCAACGCGTCCGACGGCcgcaagtaaaaacaaatatatccgCGACCAATAAACTGTGTAGAAGCTACAAAAGCAAAGAATACGTTTAGAAAAAGGTGAAAAGAACGCTCGTACGATTGTTTATCTCCGCGACGCTGCGCGCACAGACAGCACAGGTAATGCGACGCGACGCGTCTGCAGTCAACGTAAGCAGCGCTGAAGCGTATGAGAACGGCAAGCAAACGGCGACGTcacttttctttctttcttcttcttcgtttttATTACACTTGTCCGTAACGCTGTTGACGGAttgctttttactttttttacgcGTTTGGTTCTTCTACTTTTTGCAGTTGCTTTGTTTGGCACGTTTCTTCGACCGTCCGCTCTCCTGCTTGCGCGTGTTTGTGTTGGCGCTTTTAATGTGCGAAATTGTACATTAAGCGAAACGCTTACAGAATCTAAATAGAATACGTAATTTTGTCTGTCCTAAACTATTACACAGCGCCCGAAGTGTTCCACTCagcagctgatttttgtttttgatttactTGTTCCTTCACCGTATATGCGCTTCTAATAACACTCAAACGCTTTAcaccaaaaacacaaacagtttACACTATTAGCTAGCTATTAAACGCTTGTTGGCAACAGCGCTTATGCGTTTCCAATTGTTGATTTTGTGGTTGCTGTTATTCTGATCATTGATCTCTTGCTCTGTTTTCGGtttctttttcttattttccggTCTGATTTGATTATTAATCTGCAGCACACGCTCGCAAGTACACACTACAAACGCTTAGCAGAAGAGTGACAAACCATCCACACTAAATCGCAACAACTCAGCGGTCAaataagcgcaacaacaaaataaactcAAAAGGTTTAAGGTCACTGAAGTTGGTCAATGCGCTGTCAACACTGAGAACACTGCAgcactttacaaaaatatactaaaaacaacaatttaattaaatttcaatttacgcTAAACACTGTTTAACAGCGCACGGTATTTCTTTtttagctttattttttttctttttttctactcTGTTTAAACGGCGGACTAGCGTTAATTAAGCGCTACTACGGTTGCACACGTCCGAACACTCCGACAACTCGTTGGCGTATAGCGTTTGAATGGCaagaattttgagaaatgttcgTCGCTGTTCGCTTCGAACTTCGAACATAGTGGTTCGTTTGGCACATGTTTGGTGTTGCTTGTTCGGTTGTGATGTTAGTGTTGTGTGTTCGAGTTTGATCAGATTGTtggtgaaatttgatttttgttggcTGTACAGTGGTGGCGATTATAAGTGATAGTGAGTATTAAACcatgcgcaaaaaaaaaattaattatgtgaataaaattaaaaaaaaaaaatataaataacttttagaaaaataaaactaaatcattatttgaaaatttagaattatCTTCCAATAAATTCATATGATTATTATAGGTGTATGGTTATCCATATCAAGATCATTAAAATGACGAAATCGTTTgagtaaaattgtttaaaaatcatttttcaaCTCAAAACAACTTTGTAAAGGCTcccttatttattataatatttattgataaaatatattgaaatttgtttaaagttgtaagtatttttctggagcgttTGGAGTCTGCATTtataaatcggtgccggtgatggaggtcgtgcgatgcatctaaaacagtcgaaccaatttttttttaatttttataagtttcttttctttatgaactaaaaaaataccgaagaagttataaaattccaaatttttacgaagtttgaaaaaaaaattcacttttttaagaaaaaaaattgactttaagttgcaaaacaagtagtttaaataatacttttgtccaacttttttagttcaaatagaagataatttaatactgaagctagatttggtttttttcgatcggacatatattcttttttgctatcgccggcaccgttttctaacacttgtgaaagtgaaaactcgagaaaacgcgctttaaagtttgcctgagcattcgcacctgctcgacgctcggccactaaaactgctctagcttcgaaaatatgtcgaattggcttCTGGAATTAAAGACATATTATTGGATAGTttaggaagagatttaaaacaaaataaaaaatcgattttttgaagcctgtaaaccAGACAACTGCCTTAATCTTCCATAAATAGGCCCCATTATAGAAAAGGGGGTAGtttaaaaattgaatgattcgaatcaaacttaaatttacactCACGCCAATCAACAACATACATTCTTCTTGAATCCCGTAAACATTATGATCAATATGTGAAAATCTTAAAAGAGTATATAAAAATCCAATATGTCAAAAAATAGGactaaattaagttttttaacttttgtaaTATACGTTTATGTCTATGTAAATAAACGACA containing:
- the LOC128921795 gene encoding division abnormally delayed protein-like isoform X2, encoding MAHSIAGIAGKQNAANQKQRQQLPLFTLLQVCIALLVASSCLALPTAVQAKHLDGAHHFHAHHELQQQQQEHHAHHRRRLQRDSTSKILNTREQCNSVRDYFETIDSKLSGNFEEKGKIQRQISYIVTSKIFNFEMKYEHSKRQPMST
- the LOC128921795 gene encoding division abnormally delayed protein-like isoform X1 codes for the protein MAHSIAGIAGKQNAANQKQRQQLPLFTLLQVCIALLVASSCLALPTAVQAKHLDGAHHFHAHHELQQQQQEHHAHHRRRLQRDSTSKILNTREQCNSVRDYFETIDSKLSGNFEEKGALCGGHCCTNSTELELRKKSTGEFERLLHHHTNSLRGILESTANLFQNNELHLLVHRLNIGCV